A window of the Brassica oleracea var. oleracea cultivar TO1000 chromosome C1, BOL, whole genome shotgun sequence genome harbors these coding sequences:
- the LOC106302919 gene encoding pectinesterase 3-like, with protein sequence MELINTLKGYDEVSDPENQIPSPLPKPPSRKTLIAIVSIISLLLILALTAGAFTRRSHNLPISSKPLKAVRAVTHYPETCFNALSSSLEGKLNPESILELSLRVASKKVSNLSVSFRSINDMPEETVVGDYVKLYADAVSQLNESISKFKREKKNGGNWLTKRVVGDVKTWISAAMTDDETCSDGLEEMGTVVGNEIKKEMFTVNQMMSISLAIVSQMKKLLIIFH encoded by the exons ATGGAGTTGATCAACACCTTGAAAGGTTACGACGAAGTATCCGACCCAGAAAACCAGATTCCTTCTCCACTTCCCAAACCACCTTCCCGTAAAACCTTAATCGCCATTGTTTCCATCATATCCCTCCTCTTGATCCTCGCCTTAACTGCCGGAGCTTTCACTCGTCGTTCACACAACCTTCCCATCTCTTCCAAGCCGCTCAAAGCAGTCCGTGCCGTGACTCATTACCCAGAGACCTGCTTCAACGCCTTATCTTCATCCCTCGAAGGAAAACTCAACCCTGAATCAATCCTCG AGCTCTCACTTCGAGTCGCTTCTAAGAAGGTATCCAACCTCTCCGTGTCTTTCCGATCTATCAACGATATGCCTGAGGAAACGGTGGTTGGTGACTACGTGAAGCTGTACGCGGACGCGGTGAGTCAACTGAACGAGTCGATATCAAAGTTCAAGAGGGAAAAGAAGAATGGAGGGAACTGGTTGACGAAGAGGGTCGTCGGAGATGTTAAGACTTGGATCAGCGCCGCCATGACTGACGACGAGACTTGCTCTGATGGGCTTGAGGAAATGGGAACAGTTGTGGGTAACGAGATCAAGAAAGAGATGTTTACGGTGAATCAGATGATGAGTATTAGCTTGGCCATTGTTAGTCAAATGAAGAAACTTCTCATTATTTTTCACTGA